GCTCACGCTTCTCCTCTCCGTCGACTACCTCCGCGAGCAGCCGCTGCCGGCGGGCGAGTACCACGCCCTGGTCCTCCTCTCGACCAGCGGCATGATCTTCCTCGCCGCCGCCAATGACCTCATCGTCCTCTTCCTCGCGCTCGAGATCATGTCGGTCGCCGTCTACGTGCTCGCGGGCATGCAGCGCCGCGAGGTCCGCTCGACCGAGGCCGCGCTCAAGTACTTCCTGCTCGGCGCCTTCGCGACCGGCTTCCTCCTCTACGGCATCGCGTTCTTCTACGGCGCGACGGGCAGCACCCGGCTCGACGTGATCGCGCGCGCGCTGGCGCGCGACGGGCTCACGGCCTTCACGCTCCTCGGCATCGCGCTCCTGCTCGTCGGCTTCGCCTTCAAGGTGGCGCTCATCCCTTTTCACGTGTGGACGCCCGACGTGTACGAGGGCGCGCCGACGGCGGTCACGGCCTTCATGGCGGTGGGGGTGAAGGCGGCTGCCTTCGCGGCCTTCGCGCGCGTGTTCGTGGCGGCGCTCGGGCGCGTGGCGGCGAGCTGGACGGGGCTGCTCTGGGTGCTGGCGGCGCTCACGATGACGGTGGGCAACGTGACCGCCGTGCAGCAGCGGAGCGTCAAGCGCATGCTCGCCTACTCGTCGATCGCGCACGCGGGCTACGCGCTGGTCGGGCTCGTCGCCGGGGGCCGGGACGGCGGCGCGGCGCTCCTCTTCTACCTCGCCGTCTACTCCTTCATGACTCTCGGCGCCTTCGCGGTCCTGATCGCCCTCGGCCGGCGGGGCGAGCCGAACGAGGACCTCGCCGACTGGGCCGGCGTCGGCTTCCGCCATCCCGTCCTCGGGCTCTCGATGGCGGTCTTCATGCTGTCGCTGGCGGGCGTGCCCCCGACGGCCGGGTTCGCGGGGAAGTTCTACCTCTTCAGCGCCGCGGTCGACTCCGGCCAGGTCGGGCTCGCCGTGATCGGCGTGCTGAACAGCCTGGTGTCGGTCTACTACTACCTGGGCGTGCTGGTCGCGATGTACATGGCCGAGGGGGAGCGGGCGATCGTCGCCCCCGGCGCGCGGCCGTGCCTCCTCGCGAGCATCCTGGTCGCGGTCGCGGCCACGCTGGCGATCGGTGTCCTCCCCAGGTGGCCGATGGAGTTCGCCCTGCTGTCGTTCGCCTCGCTCAGGTAGCCGAGCGCGCGCCCGGGTCGAGCCGGGCGAGGAGCGCGGCGAGCGTCCGGTTGACGGGCACCGCCACGCCCACCCGCGCCGCGGCGCGCACCACGGCGCCGTTGAGCGCGTCGTGCTCGAGGCGCCGGCCGCGCAGCAGGTCCTGCAGCATCGAGGTCCGGAAGTCGGGGAGGCCGCTCGCGCTCTCCTCGAGCACCCGCTCGGTCCGCCAGCGCCGGACCGGGACGCCGCTCGCGACGGCGACGGCATCCGCCTCCTCCATCGCCACGACCACCAGGTCGCGGCTCGCCGGCTCGGCCAGCACCTCGGCGACGGTGCTGCGCGTGAGCGTCGTCACCGCGTTGAAGCCGGCGTTCCACGCGAGCTTCTCCCAGGCCGCGACCAGGATGTCGCGCCGGAGCTCGTAGGACACGCCCGCCGCGTCGAGGGCCTCGGCCACGCGCCGCGCGCGCGGGCTCTCGCGGCCGTCCGGCTCGCCGAAGAGGATCGTGCCGCGCCCGCTGTAGTCGACCGTCGCGGGCTCGACCAGCGCCACGCCGATGCGCGTGAGGGCGAGCATGAGCGGCGGGAGGCCGAGGGTGCGCGCGAGGACCTCCTCGTTCTCGATGCCGTTCTGGAGCGAGAGGACGATGG
This genomic window from Deltaproteobacteria bacterium contains:
- a CDS encoding 2-dehydropantoate 2-reductase; translation: MRILVHGAGAVGGYFGALLARGGHDVTFVARGENLAALGARGLVVRLGSETLHLAPVRAVPDPAAAPRPDLVLVCVKSYDTPAAAAALRSIVAPDTIVLSLQNGIENEEVLARTLGLPPLMLALTRIGVALVEPATVDYSGRGTILFGEPDGRESPRARRVAEALDAAGVSYELRRDILVAAWEKLAWNAGFNAVTTLTRSTVAEVLAEPASRDLVVVAMEEADAVAVASGVPVRRWRTERVLEESASGLPDFRTSMLQDLLRGRRLEHDALNGAVVRAAARVGVAVPVNRTLAALLARLDPGARSAT
- a CDS encoding NADH-quinone oxidoreductase subunit N, which codes for MIDPAPFTAHWQVALPGLIVAVAAMIVMAADALAPAGEGDGLALLGILGVGAAGLAAVWLWVGGGNAGGFQDTLRADRYALFFTVVLCAGSLLTLLLSVDYLREQPLPAGEYHALVLLSTSGMIFLAAANDLIVLFLALEIMSVAVYVLAGMQRREVRSTEAALKYFLLGAFATGFLLYGIAFFYGATGSTRLDVIARALARDGLTAFTLLGIALLLVGFAFKVALIPFHVWTPDVYEGAPTAVTAFMAVGVKAAAFAAFARVFVAALGRVAASWTGLLWVLAALTMTVGNVTAVQQRSVKRMLAYSSIAHAGYALVGLVAGGRDGGAALLFYLAVYSFMTLGAFAVLIALGRRGEPNEDLADWAGVGFRHPVLGLSMAVFMLSLAGVPPTAGFAGKFYLFSAAVDSGQVGLAVIGVLNSLVSVYYYLGVLVAMYMAEGERAIVAPGARPCLLASILVAVAATLAIGVLPRWPMEFALLSFASLR